The Temnothorax longispinosus isolate EJ_2023e chromosome 4, Tlon_JGU_v1, whole genome shotgun sequence genome has a window encoding:
- the Vnc gene encoding N-alpha-acetyltransferase 10, with product MSVNIRCATTEDLLNIQHCNLQCLPENYQMKYYLYHALSWPQLSYVAEDEKGRIVGYVLAKMEEDCEDNPHGHITSLAVKRSHRRLGIAQKLMNQASRAMVECFGAKYVSLHVRRSNRAALNLYTSSLQFEVSEVEPKYYADGEDAYAMKRDLTSFHHEKALRDRAHKEGNVHTHLGRCCGDHS from the coding sequence ATGTCTGTAAACATACGTTGTGCGACTACGGAAGACCTGCTGAATATACAGCATTGCAATTTGCAGTGCTTACCTGAGAATTAccaaatgaaatattatctgTACCACGCTCTCTCGTGGCCGCAGCTGAGTTACGTAGCAGAGGACGAGAAAGGAAGGATAGTGGGATACGTGCTCGCCAAAATGGAGGAGGACTGCGAGGACAATCCCCACGGACATATTACCAGTCTGGCTGTAAAACGCTCGCACAGAAGGCTGGGCATCGCGCAAAAGTTGATGAATCAGGCCTCTCGGGCGATGGTGGAGTGCTTCGGAGCGAAATACGTTTCACTGCATGTGCGTAGAAGTAATCGTGCGGCTCTCAATTTGTACACGAGCAGCTTGCAGTTCGAGGTGTCGGAGGTAGAGCCAAAATATTATGCGGATGGCGAAGATGCTTATGCTATGAAGCGTGATCTTACCAGCTTCCATCACGAGAAGGCTCTTAGAGACAGAGCGCACAAGGAGGGCAATGTTCACACACATTTAGGTAGATGCTGCGGCGATCACTCTTAG